One region of Daphnia pulicaria isolate SC F1-1A chromosome 7, SC_F0-13Bv2, whole genome shotgun sequence genomic DNA includes:
- the LOC124348712 gene encoding uncharacterized protein LOC124348712, which produces MAGVNGDNEVPEEETTMPPTPKDLRDATTWKKQRSADEFHLKYVELAGDALERGQQYLNSRLGEPPSVIAGKKAPSISPSEQNRQEAERQLAQQRADAAILQADEARRQANEAANRADQARREATAAQQALQNLENDDDDTSAVTNLSQHLSQLGKDWRQNQRRLNSSTSSAAPDEWIDRYAAGQLKPNVTASSRSSVKTELEIYSGRSLDWFEWIDLYRALVHDSGKSAGEKLAILKRHLKGDCLDLVQGLGGGEPAYIEALVRLKQSCGRRDVMRAATLQAIDKVELKNDPAIFKRFAERIRTHLFDLSRIGESNAPDLIEKISMRLQPPDRLEWNRGRRGGLETRSLNAFGSWLCERAAEYQNAYSIASEQNTSSVLKPPRSHARSHPASSAKATDNHSAPKVTFRPFCFKCEGDHKLENCSRFKALVVADRVAFCAKHRLCFGCLGAKHSVRNCFTKKPCKIAGCSLHHHELVHDPDRPATGSAPDAPRTETTRTATAHLRKQSPQQVAMGMMRLKVSSAENGSVWANVFIDEGSDSTLMRQSFASANRISGVHQILTVEGAGGVVKRYRFQRVNFQIDTIYGEKLNLSCSTLPTTVASTTPVTDWGNLKKRWSHLADLPVGETGGRVDILIGNDYSHLIVALESRVGNDYEPTAIRSRLAWIIRGVVSDGASVTAVRTHTVNSSTQLEEIASELRRFCDTENFGTESKTKGMSDDDRQAIAILEAGTKKLDVGYEVPITWKTGEPALVCNKQMSQQRFGGLLRRFSREPAFEKDYRAAVQKTIDKGYASVLSEEEAESAKYFLAHYGVYKGIKLRVVFDAAAPFQGKCLNDAILSGPALQSPLPSVLIQFREGAIAWASDVEAMFSRFRLNLSDANYFCFLWQVSPPKTVVCRMDRLPFGATCSPFIAIQTTRRAVADAGVGEKAVEAVQKRMYVDDYLGSAKNADEGVAEASTVRKALAGADLHFQDWISNSAEFVAAMQEEKKPIPEISSLSADSESTKVLGAVWNTTSDALGFRINRPADEEYTRLSLTSHVAGIFDPLGLAAPIIIKAKVRLRDLVVKGLKWSDPVEGADRTWWESWFQIVQELVHVSIERCLFPEEDDIVESQLHTFGDASEEAYAAVVYIRNQYRCGKIIIRIVKASSKLAPKKSLSVPKLELNAALLSARVAAAVQHCLSHSIGRRYFWTDSSTVRNWIRATASFYQVFVANRVGEIQTLTESDEWRFIPGKLNPADAATRSAIGEEIWPTIWQDGPEFLLQPESTWPTDLPWMAATDELKTTKLYSVQSNPDPFDWSAVSLDHTNLSTFLKLEGETKSLLQRSQLEAFPEDIARLKRGKPLRSSSHLLVLSPKLGEDGILRLGGRIDRAKLPYDARHPPLLPSKHPLTEKIVQVVHGQMHHAGTDYLFAKLCQHFWIIRGRELVKKVRRMCPKCIKERAVPAAQLMADLPAVRLDSYSPPFFHTASDYFGPIETSPGRNRVTKRYGVLFTCLATRAVHLELAESLSSEDFLLVFRRFIGLFGKPATIHSDNGTNFVGAERELNDLVDQLEKDPKLSQFRKEKVIDWYFQPPRAPHFGGAHESLVRSTKRALYGALDLEKKALRYPTDEMLRTLFAEIAGFLNSRPLTYASSDPEDFRPNTPNDFLNRPPTFDLLPGEFGDALPRERFRYVQKMAQLFWDLWTKLYLPTLVPRKKWQSVQGNLTVGDVVLLLDPNQPRGSWKIGHVNQTYPGGDGLVRVVKVKTEDGEYTRAIHRLSLLEKAAVADVSPEESPSPLSK; this is translated from the exons ATGGCCGGTGTAAACGGAGACAATGAGGTTCCTGAAGAAGAGACGACCATGCCTCCAACCCCAAAAGACCTTCGAGATGCTACTACCTGGAAGAAGCAGCGGAGTGCC GACGAGTTCCATCTGAAGTATGTCGAACTGGCTGGAGACGCGCTGGAAAGAGGCCAGCAATATTTGAATTCGCGATTAGGCGAGCCCCCGTCCGTGATTGCAGGCAAGAAGGCGCCGTCTATTTCACCGTCCGAACAAAATCGTCAAGAGGCAGAACGCCAGTTGGCCCAACAAAGAGCAGATGCAGCCATTCTCCAAGCCGACGAAGCCCGTCGTCAAGCAAACGAAGCGGCCAACCGTGCGGATCAGGCTCGACGTGAAGCCACTGCAGCCCAACAAGCCTTGCAAAACCTAGAGAATGATGACGATGACACCAGTGCAGTCACGAACCTTTCTCAACACCTTTCTCAACTTGGTAAAGATTGGAGACAAAACCAACGCCGGCTTAATTCTTCGACTTCATCAGCAGCTCCTGACGAGTGGATCGACCGTTATGCTGCCGGCCAGCTGAAGCCAAACGTGACAGCGAGTTCCCGTTCTTCAGTCAAGACAGAGTTAGAAATTTATTCCGGAAGGTCTCTCGACTGGTTTGAATGGATAGATCTGTACAGAGCTCTTGTACACGATTCCGGAAAATCCGCTGGAGAAAAATTGGCCATCCTTAAACGTCATCTGAAAGGCGATTGTCTCGACCTAGTCCAAGGTCTCGGAGGTGGCGAGCCAGCCTACATCGAAGCCTTGGTCCGTCTCAAACAGAGCTGTGGCAGACGGGATGTTATGCGAGCTGCTACTCTACAGGCCATCGACAAAGTGGAACTGAAAAATGATCCGGCCATCTTCAAGCGTTTTGCCGAGCGGATTAGGACTCATCTTTTCGATCTCAGCCGTATCGGAGAATCCAACGCCCCAGATTTGATCGAGAAAATTAGCATGAGACTCCAACCACCAGACCGCCTTGAGTGGAACCGCGGACGACGAGGAGGATTGGAAACCAGAAGTCTCAACGCCTTTGGCTCCTGGCTGTGTGAGAGAGCGGCAGAATACCAAAACGCATACAGCATTGCATCCGAGCAGAATACTTCTTCCGTGCTCAAGCCACCTCGGTCTCATGCTCGCAGCCACCCTGCTTCATCCGCCAAGGCAACCGACAACCACTCAGCACCCAAGGTCACCTTCCGGCCATTCTGTTTCAAGTGCGAAGGAGACCACAAATTGGAAAATTGTAGCCGGTTCAAGGCTTTAGTCGTTGCAGATCGAGTTGCTTTCTGTGCCAAGCACAGGTTATGTTTCGGATGTCTTGGAGCGAAACATTCCGTCCGGAATTGTTTTACGAAGAAGCCGTGTAAGATCGCTGGTTGCAGCCTGCATCATCATGAACTGGTCCACGACCCTGACAGACCAGCCACTGGATCCGCGCCGGATGCACCGAGGACCGAAACGACAAGAACAGCGACGGCCCATCTCCGAAAGCAGAGTCCACAACAAGTCGCCATGGGGATGATGCGGTTGAAAGTTTCCAGTGCTGAAAACGGCTCGGTGTGGGCGAACGTCTTCATCGACGAAGGAAGCGACTCCACGCTCATGCGGCAAAGTTTCGCCAGTGCCAACAGGATTTCCGGTGTGCATCAGATTCTGACCGTGGAAGGCGCCGGCGGTGTAGTCAAACGCTACCGTTTTCAACGTGTTAATTTCCAGATAGACACGATTTATGGTGAGAAGTTGAATCTTTCGTGCTCTACCCTGCCCACTACCGTCGCGAGCACTACCCCAGTTACTGATTGGGGAAATTTGAAGAAACGTTGGTCGCATCTGGCCGACCTTCCTGTTGGAGAGACGGGCGGCAGAGTGGATATCCTGATCGGCAACGACTACTCGCACCTCATCGTAGCTTTAGAATCCAGAGTCGGAAATGACTATGAGCCGACCGCCATCAGAAGCAGACTAGCCTGGATCATCCGTGGTGTCGTCAGCGATGGTGCTTCCGTCACAGCCGTCCGGACTCATACCGTCAATAGTTCGACGCAGCTGGAAGAGATTGCGTCAGAACTACGCCGTTTCTGCGACACAGAGAATTTTGGAACGGAGTCGAAGACGAAAGGAATGTCAGACGACGATCGACAAGCCATCGCGATTTTAGAAGCTGGAACAAAGAAGCTGGACGTAGGCTACGAGGTTCCCATCACCTGGAAGACGGGGGAGCCAGCTTTAGTTTGCAACAAGCAGATGTCTCAACAACGATTCGGCGGTCTACTTCGGCGTTTCAGCAGAGAGCCAGCGTTCGAGAAGGATTATCGTGCTGCCGTTCAGAAAACTATCGACAAAGGATATGCTTCCGTGTTATCTGAAGAGGAAGCAGAGTCCGCCAAATACTTTCTCGCGCATTACGGTGTTTACAAAGGCATTAAGTTACGTGTCGTCTTTGATGCTGCAGCCCCCTTTCAGGGAAAGTGTTTGAATGACGCCATACTCAGCGGTCCTGCTCTACAGTCCCCTCTTCCATccgttttaattcaattccgtGAAGGAGCCATAGCCTGGGCTTCAGATGTTGAAGCGATGTTTAGCCGTTTTAGGCTTAATCTATCCGatgcaaattatttttgctttttgtgGCAAGTGTCTCCACCGAAGACGGTCGTTTGCCGGATGGATCGATTGCCGTTTGGCGCTACATGTTCTCCCTTTATCGCCATACAAACCACCCGCCGAGCAGTAGCTGATGCCGGAGTAGGAGAAAAGGCGGTGGAAGCAGTCCAGAAGAGAATGTATGTAGACGATTATCTAGGGTCCGCAAAGAATGCCGACGAAGGCGTTGCAGAAGCATCCACCGTGAGAAAAGCTCTGGCCGGAGCCGACCTTCACTTTCAAGATTGGATTTCCAATTCAGCAGAATTCGTTGCAGCCATgcaggaagaaaagaagccgATTCCAGAAATCTCCAGTCTTTCCGCGGACAGTGAAAGCACAAAAGTGCTCGGTGCGGTGTGGAACACCACCTCAGACGCTCTAGGCTTCCGGATAAATCGTCCAGCGGATGAAGAATACACACGACTCAGTTTGACTAGCCACGTCGCCGGAATATTCGATCCGCTTGGATTAGCAGCTCCTATCATCATCAAGGCCAAGGTCCGCCTTCGCGATTTAGTCGTCAAAGGACTAAAATGGTCCGACCCTGTAGAAGGAGCTGATCGAACGTGGTGGGAGTCATGGTTCCAGATCGTCCAAGAATTAGTCCATGTGTCCATCGAGCGCTGCTTATTTCCCGAAGAGGATGATATCGTCGAGTCTCAACTGCACACGTTCGGAGATGCCTCGGAGGAGGCCTACGCTGCAGTAGTGTACATCCGCAACCAGTACCGCTGCGGTAAAATTATTATCAGAATTGTGAAGGCAAGCAGTAAGTTGGCCCCAAAGAAGAGTTTGTCAGTGCCGAAATTGGAGCTAAATGCCGCCTTATTGTCCGCCCGCGTTGCCGCCGCCGTCCAGCACTGTCTCTCCCATTCCATCGGTCGCAGATATTTTTGGACGGATTCCAGTACGGTCCGTAATTGGATCAGGGCAACTGCCTCCTTTTACCAAGTATTCGTCGCCAACCGCGTAGGAGAGATCCAGACGTTAACGGAGAGCGACGAATGGCGATTTATTCCCGGCAAACTCAACCCCGCTGACGCTGCAACCCGTTCCGCCATCGGAGAAGAAATATGGCCAACGATCTGGCAAGATGGCCCGGAATTCCTGCTACAACCTGAATCGACCTGGCCCACAGATCTGCCGTGGATGGCTGCGACGGACGAACTCAAGACCACCAAATTGTATTCCGTCCAGTCCAATCCGGATCCGTTTGATTGGTCAGCAGTCAGTTTGGACCATACTAACCTTTCAACTTTCTTAAAATTAGAAGGAGAAACGAAGAGCCTCCTTCAACGAAGTCAATTAGAAGCTTTTCCGGAAGACATCGCCAGACTTAAACGAGGAAAGCCACTTCGTTCCTCTTCCCATTTACTGGTGTTAAGCCCAAAACTCGGCGAAGATGGAATCTTACGTCTAGGCGGCCGGATTGATAGAGCGAAGCTGCCGTACGATGCCCGTCATCCTCCGTTACTGCCCAGCAAGCACCCGCTCACGGAGAAAATAGTCCAAGTGGTGCACGGCCAAATGCATCACGCCGGAACCGATTATTTATTTGCCAAGCTGTGTCAACATTTTTGGATCATTCGCGGGCGAGAGCTGGTCAAGAAGGTGCGTCGAATGTGCCCAAAGTGCATCAAGGAGAGAGCGGTTCCAGCCGCTCAACTGATGGCCGATCTACCAGCCGTGCGACTTGATTCCTATTCTCCGCCTTTCTTCCACACTGCAAGCGACTATTTCGGCCCAATCGAGACGAGTCCTGGCCGGAACAGAGTGACCAAACGGTACGGTGTCCTCTTCACTTGCCTTGCGACAAGAGCGGTACATTTGGAATTAGCCGAATCATTATCATCTGAAGATTTTCTACTGGTCTTTCGTCGATTCATCGGCCTTTTTGGAAAACCCGCCACCATCCACTCCGATAATGGAACGAACTTCGTCGGGGCGGAGCGTGAGCTGAACGATCTTGTCGACCAACTTGAAAAGGACCCGAAGCTGTCCCAATTCCGAAAAGAGAAGGTGATTGATTGGTACTTCCAGCCTCCACGAGCACCACACTTCGGCGGAGCTCACGAAAGCTTGGTCCGTTCTACGAAACGTGCCCTGTACGGAGCCTTAGATCTTGAGAAGAAAGCTCTGCGCTACCCCACAGACGAGATGCTGCGGACTCTATTTGCCGAAATCGCTGGATTCCTCAATTCTCGCCCTCTGACCTACGCTAGTTCGGACCCAGAGGACTTTCGGCCTAATACGCCGAATGACTTTTTGAATCGCCCACCTACTTTCGATTTACTGCCAGGCGAATTCGGTGACGCCTTGCCCCGAGAACGGTTCCGTTACGTCCAGAAGATGGCCCAATTGTTCTGGGATTTATGGACTAAATTGTATCTTCCGACTCTCGTCCCTCGAAAGAAGTGGCAATCGGTTCAAGGGAACCTTACTGTTGGCGACGTCGTCCTCCTGCTGGATCCCAACCAACCGCGCGGCTCCTGGAAAATCGGCCACGTCAATCAAACTTATCCGGGAGGTGATGGACTAGTGCGCGTCGTCAAGGTGAAAACAGAAGACGGCGAGTACACCCGAGCGATTCACCGCCTAAGTCTCCTCGAGAAAGCTGCCGTAGCCGATGTTTCTCCGGAAGAGTCTCCTTCCCCTTTATCAAAATAA